One window of Phycisphaeraceae bacterium genomic DNA carries:
- a CDS encoding HRDC domain-containing protein codes for MPDQHSQPSKPARWNGYRSTHRMRSHHEAHNTPAPPPAVLDHPLVPTNVPEIVQDRVGLTRLIGELRDAGRFAYDSEFIGEQSYFPRLCLVQVATTKKVTLVDPLAGLDLQPFWALLADDAVEKIVHAGVQDLEPVLRHLGKPPQRVFDTQIAAGFIGQTYPIAMGKLALHLTSGDVGQGLKFSQWDYRPLSPIQTQYAANDVRYLPLVRHELGKQLDLRGNASWAEEECSVLTDRSLYEFDPQSSRLRVRGVEILRPRQKNVLRALLAWREQSAREADVPPRSLVNDGVLLTLSRSPARTVADLARIRHLPRPVEDVWGQTIVDLTQAAMKEPPIQENSPLVSADRDRVESFWTMIQTRAADRTIAPALVASKREIARLLALRTAGITEDSRLTRGWRQELLADVLATI; via the coding sequence ATGCCCGATCAGCATTCTCAACCCTCGAAGCCAGCCAGATGGAACGGCTACCGCAGCACGCACAGAATGCGGAGTCACCACGAAGCCCACAATACGCCAGCTCCGCCTCCGGCTGTCCTTGACCACCCCCTCGTGCCGACGAATGTGCCGGAGATCGTGCAGGACCGGGTGGGTTTAACCAGGCTTATTGGCGAGCTGCGCGATGCGGGACGGTTTGCCTATGACAGTGAGTTCATCGGAGAACAGAGTTACTTTCCCAGGCTCTGTCTGGTGCAGGTCGCAACAACAAAAAAAGTGACGCTGGTCGATCCACTCGCGGGATTAGACCTGCAACCGTTCTGGGCTTTGCTGGCGGATGATGCGGTAGAAAAAATCGTTCACGCAGGGGTGCAGGATCTCGAGCCGGTATTGAGACATCTTGGGAAGCCGCCACAACGAGTTTTTGATACTCAAATCGCGGCTGGGTTCATCGGCCAGACGTATCCCATCGCCATGGGGAAACTCGCGTTACATCTGACCAGTGGAGATGTCGGACAGGGTTTGAAATTCAGTCAATGGGACTATCGGCCGCTGTCTCCGATTCAGACTCAGTACGCCGCCAATGACGTGCGATACCTGCCATTGGTGCGGCACGAGCTAGGCAAGCAATTGGATTTGCGAGGTAATGCTTCATGGGCTGAGGAAGAATGCAGCGTGCTGACCGATCGCTCGCTTTATGAGTTTGATCCCCAATCATCGCGACTGCGGGTGCGCGGCGTTGAGATTCTTCGGCCGCGACAGAAAAATGTGTTGCGGGCTCTGCTCGCCTGGCGCGAACAGTCCGCACGCGAGGCGGATGTTCCACCCCGATCACTGGTCAATGACGGCGTGCTTCTCACACTGTCCCGTTCGCCGGCACGAACAGTAGCGGACCTGGCGCGGATTCGACATCTGCCCCGGCCTGTCGAGGATGTCTGGGGGCAGACGATCGTGGATTTGACGCAGGCAGCGATGAAGGAACCGCCGATCCAGGAGAACAGCCCGTTAGTCTCCGCGGACCGTGATCGCGTGGAGTCGTTCTGGACCATGATTCAGACACGTGCCGCGGATCGGACCATCGCCCCGGCACTTGTGGCAAGCAAGCGGGAAATCGCTCGATTACTGGCTCTACGCACGGCTGGCATTACAGAAGACTCACGGCTTACCAGAGGGTGGCGGCAGGAACTGCTGGCTGATGTCCTCGCAACCATTTAA
- a CDS encoding DNRLRE domain-containing protein, with product MFRRVLSALVLAAVTGLLSPFARADVLTLQPDATGVDDVFLYAGFPTTNFQVGFPTYAPLLGASYFPIGGDHTTQSYIRFSDFSSLPVFNQNEVASVTLGLTTRPILAGTGEDPNSSNPVTISLYEVSADWSENTLTWNNKPGIGLSPLSTNTITAVAADNSIVSTWNIPVALFLSWLNSPSTNYGVAITRDAADWRGAGPPPDDYGVMFRSSDYATASARPFLQIVTAPIPEPTSFAVLVLGATLVQSRRRRA from the coding sequence ATGTTTCGTCGAGTCTTGTCTGCCTTAGTGCTAGCTGCTGTTACCGGTCTGCTGAGTCCATTCGCCCGCGCGGATGTACTCACGCTCCAACCCGATGCAACGGGTGTTGATGACGTGTTTCTCTATGCTGGGTTTCCAACCACTAATTTCCAGGTTGGTTTCCCCACCTACGCGCCGCTGCTGGGAGCTTCTTATTTCCCCATCGGAGGTGACCATACTACGCAGAGCTACATTCGTTTCAGTGACTTCAGCAGTCTGCCCGTGTTTAACCAAAACGAGGTGGCTTCCGTCACGCTGGGACTGACGACGCGCCCGATTCTTGCAGGCACAGGCGAAGACCCGAATAGCAGCAACCCAGTCACGATCTCGTTGTATGAAGTTTCGGCCGATTGGTCGGAAAACACACTGACCTGGAATAACAAGCCGGGTATCGGCCTGTCTCCGCTGAGCACAAACACGATCACAGCGGTGGCGGCGGATAATTCCATCGTGTCCACCTGGAACATTCCCGTTGCCCTCTTCCTTAGCTGGCTGAACTCACCCTCCACAAACTACGGCGTGGCGATCACCCGTGATGCCGCCGACTGGCGCGGTGCCGGCCCGCCACCGGACGACTACGGAGTCATGTTCCGTTCGTCGGACTACGCGACCGCTAGCGCAAGGCCGTTCCTGCAAATTGTCACTGCCCCAATTCCTGAACCGACCTCCTTCGCAGTTTTGGTGCTGGGCGCCACTCTGGTACAGTCGCGGCGGCGGCGAGCTTGA